The Pleurodeles waltl isolate 20211129_DDA chromosome 7, aPleWal1.hap1.20221129, whole genome shotgun sequence genome contains the following window.
TTACCTGAGCTGATGAGCGCGCCTGTAGTAATATAGGCAGTAAAAGGGCATTTTGAGGATCTCGTAGGTTTGCCCCAACCCATACCAAGCTCTGTAATCTCTCTTGTTCACCTCAATCGCATGTCTGTAAAAAGCATGAAAAACATATAAGCTGGAAAATCTAAAACTGCGGGGCTAGGACAGTTTAGCATCATTCGATGGATGTGGGAGGTAGGTGCCAAGATGGGAGAAAGGCGATACTCCTGCGTGGTCATAATACATGATCTGTGTTCTGATCTAGGTAGCCACTGTAACTCAAGACACATCAGAAATGTAACCATTCTATGCTTACTTTACACATATTCCTAGTATGCAACACTGGGAGCAGAGCATATAGAAATAATGGTGATGGAAACTCCATCCAACCTCCTAAAactataatttaatttttttttaaaaacaacatctaGGGCTAGTCACCAGCCACAAATATGGTTCTGGGGAATTTAAAGAGCAAGGCCACTCAACCTCAGCCTGGTTACTTCTACATTACTACTTAAAACACCCCACCCCGACATATTCACTATCCATACATCAGATACTTATTTGGCAAATAACAGTGTGCACATAACACTTCCCCCGTGATGCGTATGTTCAGACACCCCGCTCTCACTTTACTGCCTGAAAAAGCCTCCTAAGGCTTCAATACTGGTGGCACATACCTCACTATCCAAAACCGTGGTGTAGATGGCTCGTTTCCCCTCATTACCTGTATGCTTGGATTGCTGCTGACGTGTTCTTCATTTCCATGTACTCATGGCCCATGAGTGTCCAAGCTCCAAGGTAGCGCGGATTTAGCTTCAAAGCTCGCTGGAAATACAGGGCTGCCTTCTCGTGTTGAGAACGCAAACTGTAGTAATTACCTACAAAAGAAAGTGGGGCAGGAAAGGCTAAGGGAGATTGACAGAGCATCAACACTATCAGTTGCCATGAGAGATAGAGTGGCATTAAGAGCGATCACAAGAGGCAACCCCTTTGGAACTTAAGACTAGAACTGCTCTCACCAATAACACAGCATGTCTCCACGCGATACTTGTCGATCTCGCACAAATCGTGAGCCAGATAACTTAGCTCTGGCTTCATGCTCTAGAGGAAAAAAACCAAGACAATCAATAGATGAACCCTGCACAGAAAATGCACTGAGGAAGACTTCTGGCTAACTCAAGTACTAGAGTGAACGCTCTGACCACTTGTTCCAGGATGACTGGTATTAATGTACGACCTCtgggccagtggttcccaatctctgGGTCCGCGAAGCCTACTCGGGGTCtgcgattgcttagaaaattaagtaatattaacagattaataaagggtatataattttaaaaaagcaaaatgtaaatctgAAAATTTTCAAATGTTCTATAAAtttgaaggaatttaaaattggagactaaaaattaagttagtgttATCATTTTTATGAGTGGAAGCAGAGCAAGTGCATCAAAAAGAACGCAGTATGGACTAAAGGCCTCAAATTAAGAAATGGTCTAAAATGCtcattaaaattttattttttaaatattttttagtaaattaaataaatgattACATCTTTTGTGCATTTGATAAATGCTTgatcctgtattttttgtgtagtgttttgcggttcaaatcattgaTGAAAATGCTTAGGCTGGGTTCTCCcgcttcaagtaatgactcagtggaggtccccggattccaatagtgattcaatggggtccctgggttcaagtaatgattaagtaggggtccacaggagtcaaacgACCGAGAACCCTTGCTCTAGGCAGTCCTCTGCCTACTTTACAATGTTCTACAAGGAGGTATTTGTGTACCTCTTCCTCGCAGTAGTCTGTGCCACTGAAAACAGCACTAGGAGCTTCTTTTCATTGTGATGCAAGGTGTGAGGTGGGCAGAGGCAAAAGAGTGGGGGGGAGCAGCTTCTACTGATGTCTCACCCAGATCATCTGTGGTACTGTTTTCTCTGGTTGGGGATGTGGGGCTGTTTACACCACCCTCAGCCCCTTTACCTGAATACTACTGTGCTCCTGCAAGTTGTGCAGGGAGTTCCCTTTTCAACCGTGGAGCCTATAGGACTGCAGTGTTGCAGGAAGTTCCCTTTAACCCTTCATCCCATAAAGTCAGCTACACTGCATTCAGCAGGGAACGTCTCTGGCCATCCATGCCAGTATGACAGGAGAATATTTATCACCAGTTAACTGAAAGTAAGGGGTGGATGATGGACAGACCTACTCACCCGGACATACAGCAGGTTGGAGAAAGTGTCCATGTTTTCAATTCTATAGGGATCTTGCTTCCGCAATTTATTGAAAATTGAAAGCGCTTTGTCAATATCTGCAAAGAGGAGTCCCAGTTAAAGAAAGGCACAAAGGCACACAGGACTGCTATGAGTGATAAATGATGTGGTGCATTCTTACCTCGAATGTTGTGGTATGCCACTGCAATCTGGGAGATGATGTAACTGCTCTGTGAGAAGCCCACATCAATGAGGCTCTGGTACTTCTGCAATGCCTCTTCGATGAGCTGCAGCTCTGTGTAAATGTGAGCCAGGAAGAATTCCTTCACCCAGGACTCcggcaatgacagctgcttgagCTGAGGCAAAAGCACATGTGAAGAAGGGACACAGCCACAGGTCCCCATATTatgtataaaaacacacacacacaaacacacacacacacacacacacacacacacgtgttgcTTCACTACCTGCTGCAACAATGCCCAATATTCAATGGGACAAAGGTTTACCTACAAGTAGCACTTTTAAAGCCCATTTCACGCATACGTGCGCTATCCTCCTGACACCCCACACCCCAAAAAAGTCTACATTGAGATGGGCAAGCTACTATCAATGTCAATGGTAGGTGGACAGCTTGGGTGGTGTCCTCACTCGGCTCAGGCTCATTGTTCTTCCGTCATGCTGTCACCTTATAAGCCCATTCACCCCAACACATGCACTCCACTGAAAGTGCCAATGACCTATCAAGtatatgcacccacacacacacacacacacacacacacacacacacacttacttaccaTTTCTTTGTCTGTGATGAGGTTACACAGCTCTAGCCAAGCCCCCCAGTGTAAGGGCAGTGCATGCGTCGCTTCCACAAATACTTCAATGGCCTCCTTCACCAAGTCCAACTTGCGCAGCACCACTCCATACCTGCGGTTAGAGGGGTGCATATTTCAGTGTGCGGCCTCTGACAGGGGTCATCCTTATGCAAGAAGTACCCTGGAGCTGCGCTGGACTCACTAACCCTTTGCCCTGTAGCTCCAGAGCACTTAATGTGCTCTCACCAGTAGTTACTCAAGCTACATAAGATTCAATTGTTACATTCTTTCGGCAAAGACTCCACAAACCGTACAGATAAAGCCCGAATCCATCAAGCTCCTGGGCCTTGTGCTTCTTGCTCAGTTCCACACGCAGCTCTCGCAGCGCCTCGTTTTTCACCTGTCCTTTCTCCAGAGGACCTGAAATACACGCAAACATGAAAGATTTCCATGGGACTGCTGCCTGGGTACAGATACAAAGCACCAGACAATACCTACTCTCGGCTGGTTTCCCAAAACCGAACCACGCACAGCTTAATATATTATTAGTAAAAAAACGGGCTCTTCCGCCATTTTGGTTCTGAAATTGCAACTCCATAATAACAAGCAACATCCAATCTGCTAATACTAGGATTCCACACAGCTCTGTCACAGGACCGCTCGTGTTACCTGAAGCAATCCCCAGCGTAAGAGCGCTGAGAGCAACACACTGTTCTAATGCGCCTTAACCCGCTAACCCTTTCATTGCAACTCACGCCCCTCTGCAAGTGTACCTCATTCTGACAAGGCGACCATCTACTACTGCAGCAAGCGGCCCTCCGCACAGCCATGCACACTTCCAGCGGAAAGGGAGAAGTCAGGGAGGCCGGCATACAAAGAAAGCAGGCGAAAAGGTGACAAATAGGCACCTACCAAGACTGTCCACGGTCTCgtcgtctttcttcttctctcctgACTGAAGGGGGTAGAAGAAACAAACATTACATGGAGCCTGGCAGGGATATGTCCAAAAGCTCACACTGGCTACTGCAGTGCAACTTATTTTACTGTTGTTCTTGATGCCTCCCTCTCACTCTAGACTGTCACCCGGATCTGTGCAGTATTTGTGACTGAAATGCCTCCTAATGAATCAAATCTGAGAATACCACTTCATGTAATGTATTTCACCTGCTCATAAACCTATGCTGGTAGCTCTTCACAGCACATCCTTTTTCACGTTACCTGCAAGGCTGCAAACATCAGCAAAGATTCATCCATGCTGCAAACATTATATGGTGCCCGTCATTTTCAAAGAGTTATTCCTAGGCTGGACAAAACATTTGACTTGTCTAATTCTGAGGTCACAGCGTCCACAAACAGCTCTCGTGCACCATGCCTCCTCTTCCAGGTTATGAAGGGTAACAATGCTTGCAAACAGGGAGCCAAAACAGGTTAAAGTGTGTGAGACTTCATGTGCACATGCTCCTGTGTTTCAGCTATCTCACGATGCTTGGTCTTCAAAGAGGAAAACAGGGCCTTGATGCGTGATTTTTTGTTGGaatctgtttattgcatttttaattatACTGCTTTCCAATGCTTACATACTGACAAGATGGGGAAGTACATACATTGGTACATAGAAAGTGCTAATATTCCACAAATCACAGCATGAGACCGAAACATAACATCTGTAGGCGGTATGACATGCTATTAGGAGCAGAGTATACGTCCTAAAAGCAATGACGTCAGATCATGGACTATACAAGGGCCTTGATCTATGATGAGTTAGTTGGGTGAGAGGAGACTGGCTAGCACTTCAGCGAGGTCTCATTCTAGGAGGTTAGCGTAGTAACTGCACTCCATTTGGTATTTTAGCAAAAGAGAAAGGGCTTGCCAAGCATCTATTCTACACcaggtattgaaaatgtcacttacccagtgtacatctgttcgtggcatcagtcgctgagattcacatgggctgcattagctcgccatctggtgttgggtcggagtgttacaagttgtttttcttcgaagaagtgttttcgagtcactggaccgagtggctcctccttctgtgctcattgcgcatgggcgtcgactccatcttcgattgttttccccacagagggtgaggtaggagttgtactatagtaatagtgcccgcgcaatgaaatgtgtaagtatgtacctattaaaggtttaaataatatatatacaaacgtacaaaattgaaggtaacttctgaactgctacaggcttccggggaggtgggtgggcccatgtgaatctcagcgactgatgccacgaacagatgtacactgggtaagtgacattttcagttcgatggcatctgtcgctgtagatacacatggtctgcatagactagtaagcagttatttccccataagtggtggattagcctgtaggagtagaagttgtctgaaatagagttcttaatacagcttgacctactgcggcttgttgtgcggatagcacatctatacagtagtgtttggtgaatgtgtgaggcgtagaccatgtggctgccttacatatttcatgcattgggatgtttcctaaaaaggccattgaagcaccttttttcctggttgaatgtgccctgggagtaatgggcagttgtctttttgctttaaggtagcagatttggatgcatttaacaatccatctggctataccttgttttgatattgggttacctgcatgaggtttttggaatgcaataaatagctgtttagtctttctgatgttctttgttctgtcaatgtagtacattaatgctcttttgacatctaatgtatgtagtgctctttcagccacagaatctggctgtgggaaaaaaacaggtagttccaccgtttgatttagatgaaacggtgaaataacttttggtaaaaattttggattaggtcgtaggacgaccttatttttatgta
Protein-coding sequences here:
- the CDC23 gene encoding cell division cycle protein 23 homolog, producing the protein MAVASELFSDLRAIKRELLTASAACRERGLLHGGKWAAELAFALEPLPVAELPPPPEFTEDDAHDLDAFTLAKSYFDLKEYDRAAYFLYNCHSQKAYFLYMYSRYLSGEKKKDDETVDSLGPLEKGQVKNEALRELRVELSKKHKAQELDGFGLYLYGVVLRKLDLVKEAIEVFVEATHALPLHWGAWLELCNLITDKEMLKQLSLPESWVKEFFLAHIYTELQLIEEALQKYQSLIDVGFSQSSYIISQIAVAYHNIRDIDKALSIFNKLRKQDPYRIENMDTFSNLLYVRSMKPELSYLAHDLCEIDKYRVETCCVIGNYYSLRSQHEKAALYFQRALKLNPRYLGAWTLMGHEYMEMKNTSAAIQAYRHAIEVNKRDYRAWYGLGQTYEILKMPFYCLYYYRRAHQLRPNDSRMLVALGECYEKLNQLVEAKKCYWRAYAVGDVEKMALVKLAKLHEQLNESEQAAQCYIKYVQDIYSCGEIVEHQEVSTAFRYLAQYYFKCKLWDEASACAQKCFNFNDTREEGKALLRQILQLRNQGDGGSTEPSSAAPFFLPQPLSASNTPTRRVSPLNLSSVTP